The following proteins come from a genomic window of Deltaproteobacteria bacterium RIFCSPHIGHO2_02_FULL_44_16:
- a CDS encoding NADH dehydrogenase (quinone) subunit D, which produces MSQHVLERLKTRFGNECRETSSAYGNETAVFPRHVWIDVIQFLRDDPELRFNILMDLCGADYPERDERFEVIVHLSSLSTRKRIRVKTRCPADDPTLPSISHLYKTVDWYEREAYDLFGIRFTGHPDLKRILCHHEFEGHALRKDFPYNRRGVVPTPEPLVDELARKKTRQHEVIEKMLQHAEKEERGMQDLATQANLLNIGPSHPAMHGCFRVLVDLAGEKIQTAVAEIGYLHRCFEKEAENHDYLQVIPYTDRLNYLSSLMNNVGYCKAVEDLLSLDIPERAKWIRMLICEVSRIMDHLVCIGTNLVDIGALTNFWYFFNMREQFTDWVEALCGARLTTSYTRIGGVMRDMPPNTHSYLRQCLKDLRKALDDVNGLLRRNRILMDRTQGVGAISSEDAISFGFTGPCLRACGIDYDIRKAHPYYYYDQLEWDIPIGTHGDSYDRIFVRMEEMEQSARMVEQILEKIPTGAVMTDDRRVAFPPKHEVYGSIEGMMQHFKLVMHGIIPPAGEIYSYTEAANGELGFYVVSDGSKNPYRIKVRGPCFTLYQAYPALIEGGMIADAIAILGGLNIVAGEIDR; this is translated from the coding sequence ATGTCACAACATGTACTTGAAAGGCTGAAAACCCGTTTTGGAAACGAGTGTCGTGAAACCTCAAGCGCTTATGGCAATGAGACGGCTGTGTTCCCTCGTCATGTGTGGATCGACGTCATTCAGTTTTTGCGTGATGATCCAGAACTTCGCTTTAATATTTTGATGGATCTCTGCGGCGCTGATTACCCGGAAAGAGATGAACGATTTGAAGTGATCGTGCATCTCTCTTCGCTCTCAACTCGAAAACGCATTCGCGTCAAAACGAGATGTCCGGCAGATGATCCGACTCTTCCTTCGATTTCTCATTTATATAAGACCGTTGATTGGTACGAACGTGAAGCATACGATCTTTTTGGCATTCGTTTTACGGGTCATCCAGATCTCAAACGCATTCTCTGTCATCATGAGTTTGAAGGTCACGCGCTTCGAAAAGATTTTCCGTATAATCGTCGAGGTGTTGTTCCGACTCCAGAACCTTTAGTCGACGAGCTTGCGCGTAAAAAAACACGACAACACGAAGTGATTGAAAAAATGTTGCAGCATGCTGAGAAAGAAGAACGAGGCATGCAAGATTTGGCAACACAAGCGAATCTTCTCAATATCGGTCCTTCGCATCCTGCCATGCACGGATGTTTTCGTGTGCTTGTGGATCTTGCGGGAGAGAAAATTCAAACGGCGGTTGCTGAAATTGGTTATCTTCATCGCTGTTTCGAAAAAGAAGCGGAGAATCACGATTATCTTCAGGTGATTCCATATACCGATCGTTTGAATTATCTTTCATCACTGATGAACAATGTTGGTTACTGTAAAGCTGTGGAAGATTTGCTTTCACTTGATATTCCAGAACGCGCAAAGTGGATTCGCATGCTCATTTGCGAGGTTTCTCGTATTATGGATCATCTGGTTTGCATCGGAACAAATCTAGTCGATATCGGCGCGCTCACCAATTTTTGGTATTTCTTCAACATGCGCGAACAGTTTACCGATTGGGTGGAAGCACTGTGTGGTGCGCGGCTCACGACATCCTACACTCGGATTGGTGGCGTGATGCGCGATATGCCTCCGAACACGCATTCTTATTTAAGACAGTGTTTGAAAGATCTTCGGAAAGCGCTTGATGATGTGAACGGTCTTCTTCGACGCAATCGTATTTTAATGGATCGCACACAAGGGGTTGGAGCCATTTCATCTGAGGATGCGATCAGTTTTGGTTTTACCGGTCCCTGCTTACGCGCGTGCGGTATTGATTATGATATTCGCAAAGCGCATCCTTATTATTATTATGATCAGCTCGAGTGGGATATTCCGATCGGAACGCATGGCGATTCATACGATCGTATTTTTGTGCGTATGGAAGAGATGGAACAGTCAGCGCGTATGGTCGAGCAAATTTTAGAAAAAATTCCAACTGGTGCAGTGATGACCGATGATCGTCGTGTGGCGTTTCCTCCAAAGCATGAGGTCTATGGTTCGATTGAAGGGATGATGCAACATTTTAAATTGGTGATGCATGGCATTATTCCACCAGCAGGAGAAATTTATTCGTATACGGAAGCTGCGAATGGTGAACTCGGTTTTTATGTGGTGAGTGACGGTTCCAAAAATCCTTATCGTATCAAGGTCCGTGGTCCCTGCTTTACGCTGTATCAAGCGTATCCCGCGCTCATTGAAGGTGGAATGATTGCAGATGCCATTGCAATTCTTGGTGGGTTGAACATAGTAGCCGGCGAAATTGATCGTTAA